In the Hyla sarda isolate aHylSar1 chromosome 9, aHylSar1.hap1, whole genome shotgun sequence genome, GGTTTGAATTTCGTAGATTATTAGTAGAAAATGTTTACATATCATATCCGATTATTTAAAATCCTCAGAATTCTGGTTGATTCCTTTGTAGACAATGACAGCAGTTTCTTTGGGAATATTCGTTCGGCGCCTACAGAACCGTTTAACCCCTTTTATTATTATGGTGTGGAGCTGAATCGCGATATAAGGGATGGCAAGTGTCCTATAGCAGGTGATACTATCATCGGATCggatagtgcagtggtcttcaaactgtggccctccagatgttgcaaaactacaactcccagcatgcccggacagcctacggctgtccgggcatgctgggagttgtagttttgcaacatctggagggccacagtttgaaaaccGCTGAGATAGTGGTTTCAGCAACAAGGAATTTATCGCTGGATCTTATTTAACAAATAAAGCagacaaaacaataaataaaacaaatctaAATGTAAATATGTATTATCCTTTAAATAGATATTGCACATATGGCCCACGTATCATAATAACATAGCAGAATAGTAAAAATAGATAGAAATAATACATTGTTGGTTAATTCCCCCCTATTTCCCATCTAAAACTTTACAGATCCCAGCGAGTCCCATTCTGAGCCCCACTGCAGGCTGTCTAGCAGGTAgttgggaggggggagggggagtgaatAGAAGCCTGTGATTGACACTTCTGGCCTCCCCCAAACTTTCTTTTCACTGGCAAAGGCTTAATGTTACCATGGCAAAACGGATTCTCCCGCCAGCCCATCCCCCACCTGCAGCcagctggaaaaaaaaagccccaaatcCCATGGAGGAGGGATCCATCCACATCCCACAAATTATAGGGAAATTCAAACTTTCCAATGGACACCACTGAGGTTCCCAGAAAATGAGGAATTGCAAGATAAGCAGTCCTCATTGTTGTGGGGTTCCGATGATAAACTGGGAAATGCAGATTAAACTTTAGCTCAGGTTTTTAGTTTGGGGGAACCAATCCGAAAACTGAATATTCTCTGCAAATCCCAAGTAAGTGCCTGAATTGTGAAGTAACCTACTAGTAATGATTAAAGTGCAGGCTGGGGGAATATTCTACCTACATGGAGCTGTAGCCATGGAAACCCTGATGCACCTGTATGgccccctataaaaaaaaaccttaacaaGGCTGGAACTTTTTCTACTGCCCATATATAAGCACAAAGGGGGGTGTTCAGCAGCACTTGTTACCCACAATATTGACTTATAAACACCAGCCCATTCACACTGACACCTGCCAGCCCTGCTCATTACTACTAGGAATCTTTAGTGTTTTCATGGGTAAACCTGTTACTACAAGACACCTGAATAGGTGCAAACAGTTTCCTTTTATATGGTCTTAGTGCTGCTGAGAAGCCTAATGTGTAAAAAGCTGATAAAATAGGTGGGAATGAGCACAAACCCATGCATGGACTGCTGTTGGGATCTGTTTACTCACTGAGAGACTAGAACTGAGTTCCCCAACctggggctctccagctgttacaaaattataactaatggagtttttttttataatttttttaatttttaattttagttTTGGTTTTTAAACAACTGGAGAACCACAGGCTGGGAAAACTGGACTTCAGGGATGATAGCAGGGGTAATGCTGCAACTAattcgtaaaaaaaataaaaaataaaataaaaaaatttagaaagaaaattaaaaatacaaatatatacatatatatatatatatatatatatgtatatattatacacacattatatatatatatatatatattcccaaacagggtgcttccagctgttgtagaactacaactcccagcatgcccggagatgtaaaaaaaaccttaaaaataaaataaaaaaaaaaccgaatatatatatatatatatatatatatatatatatatatattctaatacGCAAATATATAtcagtgatttccaaccagggtgcctccagctgttgcaaaactacaactccctgcatgcctgaaaATTTGAaaacttaaaacaaaaaaaaacacaaaaaatacaaatattttataatatattatacacaaatatatatcaGTGatatccaaccagggtgcctccagctgtgtcaaaactacaactcccagcatgcccgaaaattaaaaaacgtaaaaaataaaaaaatactaatatattttataatatattatacacaaacatatatatatatatatatatatatatatatatatatatatatatatatatatgtcatttccaaccagggtacctccagctgttgcaaaactacaactcccagcatgcccagacagccttcagctgtccgggcatgctgagagttgtagttttgcaacagctggaggcgccccagttggaaatcactgatatatatatttgtgtataatatatgtataaagCTTGGATGTGCATACAACATATAATTGTTATCAGGATATTGACTTAGTAACTaaaatttaaactttttatttagtttctatttagtatatatatatatatatatggtatttccTTGGTAGCAATAATAAGTCCTGGACCAATGCCAGTCTGGAGTGAATGAGCTTGTAGTTGTTTCCCAGAACCCACTGAGATATAAGTGTGACAGTAATAATTTCATAACTTGATTTGGAATAATTGGAGATTAACTATTTCAGATGTTGTAGGAGGGAGGAACCTGATTGGGACGAGCGGTGCTAGTGGGTGGGTGGgtaggaaagggttaacctgctcCTGaaatgtgagaggggggggggctgggctcTGGGGCTTGCACCTGATTGGCTGGCAGGATATGATTAAAATGCAGTCACTCATGAACTCAGCACTTCTTAACTAGGGAAGTTTGTGTCCAGCCATCAGACCGTCCCGTACAGAGACACTGCAGTCTTCTCCTGACGATCCCTTCTCCCCAGCAGCTACAAATGTATAGCATGCTGGACACAGACATCAAGAGCCCTGTGCAGCAATCCAATGCACAAACTGGGGGTCCTGGGACTCCAGGGGGCAAAGGCAATGCCACCACTCCGGACCAGGATCGAGTCAAGCGACCTATGAATGCTTTCATGGTATGGTCCAGAGGGCAGAGGAGAAAGATGGCGCAGGAGAACCCCAAGATGCACAACTCTGAGATCAGCAAGCGGCTGGGTGCCGACTGGAAGCTCCTGAGCGATGCGGAGAAGAGACCCTTCATAGATGAGGCGAAGAGGCTGAGAGCTGTCCACATGAAGGAATACCCGGATTACAAGTACAGACCCAGGAGGAAGACCAAGACCCTGTTGAAAAAGGACAAATATTCCCTGCCTGGCAATCTCTTGGCTCCAGGTGTCAGTCCAGTATCCAGCTCTGTTGGAGTTGGCCAGAGGATAGACACTTATGCCCACATGAATGGTTGGACTAATGGGGCTTACAGCTTGATGCAGGACCAGATTGGGTACTCTCAACATCATGGCATGAACAGCCCTCAGATCCAGCAGATGCACAGGTATGACATGACTGGTCTTCAGTACAGCCCCATGATGTCTTCTGCTCAAACCTACATGAACGCAGCTTCTACCTACAGCATGTCCCCTGCAGCCTACAACCAGCAAACCTCCACAGTCATGAGCCTGGGCTCCATGGGGTCGGTTGTCAAGTCGGAACCAAGTTCTCCTCCACCTGCAATCACTTCTCACACTCAGAGAGCTTGCCTAGGAGACCTGAGAGATATGATCAGCATGTACCTACCCCCAGGTGGAGATGCAAGTGACCCATCTTCCCTCCAGAACAGCAGACTGCACAGTGTCCATCAGCATTACCAAAGTGCAGGGACTGGGGTCAATGGCACTGTACCACTAACGCACATTTAATTCCCACTGCTGCTTCTATAGACACTTTGCTTGCCTGACAAGCAGCTCAGAATGCAGAAAACTTGAGGACAATTGAGGAATCAAAAAGGgtggtttgttttttattttttgtctttttattttctgttgtGTACAAAGTTTGCGCAAACTTTCCCTAGAGAGCACAACACGCTTATTGGGGGGAGTCCTCTTGTGTGggggaacccctttaatatgagcttttttttttttctctttcaaatAAGGATCTTGTATCTTGAGTTCTAGAAGTTTTAAATTGGGACTATTAACCATAAATAATGTTTACATGTTTTCTTGAGGCGCTCAAGATTTCCTTAAGTTTTATCCAAAACTGTAGATTTTATCATTAACTTTTAGACTTTACAAAAAAAACTGTGCGGGTCGCAAacgcaagatttttttttttgtttttatttccttTAATTTATAGtaagatgtatttttttttccttcttttcctgCTCTGTATaaacttgtaaatttttttttattttgagttTGTGTCCTGTTTTTACTGTGAATTGTTTAACATATCGacaaagaaaaaaatagtttttgtttTACTTGGTTTTTACAGACTTTTGAgttgaaagtaaaaacacaaaaaatcaaTAAATTTTCTAAGAGGAATAACAAgactctttacttttttttttactgcatgaAAGTTGAATTGGGATATGGTGGTTCTTTAGATAtaatttgtttaatttttataTAATAACTTAAGCCCCCTTTTTACATTGGTTtgtatatatttctttttaagaccttttttataatttactttatataaaaaaaaatcattgagttCTCTGGGATGCAAACACAAACTATATTTTATCTGTTTTAACTGTTTTCAGTATACTTTTTGCTACAATATCTGGTCTATTCAGGTCCCATACTGTTGTGCTGTGATGTTGGGGTTTTCACACTAACTGCATGAAAGTTTCTCAACATTTATACTTTATATTCTGTCCTGACATATATATAGAACAGGGAAAATATTTCATTTCAAATGTTCTAATTTGCACATTTTGGTATCTcctctcacaaaaaaaaaaaaacttatttatgATCTATATCAGTTCTTTATCCCTCCTATCCACAAGAGAACTACATTaaactcaacttttttttttcagtctttcCTTTTTAAGGTAATCTCCCCCTTGTAAAGTATTGTAGGAATTAGTTAATCTGCTTCCTCTCATACTAGTGAAACCTGTTTTtaacctggtcttttttttttttttttcctcaatgaGGATCTTTCTGGAATGAAACAAGCTCTTCAGCTTAATGTAAAACTATTATTTTCCCAATAAGGTAAATGGCTCCCTTGTATGCCAATGTGGTGCAATTGGGCTTTAAAGAAGAAGCTAATGCATCATAACTTCAAAAAttaagtaaataataaaaaaaaaaaaaacaaaaaaaaaaacacccttatTATCCTAACATAATTCATTGCAGTTCCTGTGAATATCATGAGATTCATGGGGGGTATTGTGTGGACCCAGTGCCTGGGGACAGATGCATTGACCAGTTAGCAGGGGCCATATAAATATGTAAAAGGCCTGACTGAGGTTGTTGGTCACAGCTGGGCTCTTTGCCCCCACCTGCCATCTGTTGCTTAAAATAAGAGGTGTAGTCTTCTCTTTGAACATCTACATGATCACAACTAGAAGTTTTGATGGTAACAAAATGACTCcataaaaaaagttacaaataCTGAAACATTTTATATTATAGTAAAATATATACTTAGCTATGCGTGTGCATGTATATGTGAACATATAATTTTATCTCAAGAACTGTATACTTTTATATACTACCGAACTTTATTGGAATATCTGCTCAATAGACATTTGTCTTTAGATTTTGACAAATGTAGTAATGGGGAAAATGAAACAAATAGACTAAACAATGCGAAAACAGTTAAGGAACATAAAAGTAACCATGTACTACAAAGCTAAAGAGAGGAGTGACATAACTGAGGTAgggaacataaaaagtgagtTTGGGCTTACATGTTTCTAGGTATGATGTTCACATTGTTCACTGAATTGTGTTTATTAGACCCATCACACACAGTTCTAAATGAAGTCTCAATATAGGACTTCACATTCATAATACACAGTAAAAATGTTGCTTGTAAGATAAAACATCTTTTGCCCATAGTATGCCGTCTGCTTACACAGGTGCAAGAGGTAATATTTATGTTGTATATGTTAATTATACAGTATTACACAAATACACACATGCGATTTAATaacatataggtgtgtgtgtgtgtatatatatatatatatatatatatatatataattcccagTATGTGTGTATTAGACCCCCGTATTAAGTTTACtttttgtattatattttttGGTTATTGCAAATTGCTGCACTTTAGCAGCCGTTTATCCCATAAAAGAATGTGTGGGCTGTACCATCATTAGTTTTTACAAAGTtatgcggcaaaaaaaaaaatgcaaatatggGCAAGccaacatttaaaaaatgttgtaaGTGAGAGACTGGTATTTGGGGACAGGAAATCGTTCTTTCCTGCTTTTTATGAAACTGCTATTATAAATTCCCCAGACATTAATTATAATTTTCATATATACACAATTTATCCTGGACACATAACACAGGTAAACATTTTTGACCTAACTACTGTCCTATACACAATTCATCTGTATATTATAACGCGTTATCTGCAGGTAAACCTACTGCACAATAATGACTCTGGGAGTTACCATAGAGTCTGAACAATATCTTTCTATTAGttataacttaattttttttttttttttttggccaataTTTCGAAATCCAATGGTTTTTCTAGACTTATAAATGTATTATCCTGAACAACCTAATAACAGCATAACATTTACACTAGCACTAAAAACACATTCACTCATGTTTGTCTttcaaaatgtgtgtgtgtgtatatatatatataatatacatttttcttattATTGGAAAATATTCTTTTATCCCATTTGTTCTACTAGATTACACATTGATGAACACTGAAGAGTACAGAATTCCACCACCCCCATTAACTTCAGTTACTTATTTTTTGGGCCTATAAAATAGTCTGTAAACTGATACTGAGTACACGGATTGCCATCCAAATTACACATTAAGGTGTCCCTGATCTCCAGCCATGGCCTGGTTCACAAGATccaacatgcccgatccttcCTTCTGTTCCCTGGCATTCGCATTTGTGGGAAATTCTAAAGACTCCTGTAGTCAATTTGGCTGAAATGTGTATAGGCCGCTTAAGGTTGAGTTCCTTTCATCAAGTTTAGTTTTACAAGCTTTATCTAACGGAAcataaaataatgacattttCAGTAAGGAAGGGCGCAGGGATTCAAATAACAGCAAGAAGAGTATCTGTGTCACACACTGCCCCCTCAGGCCCTGCACTGAACATAACACCATATATCATAGATCATGTATCAAAAGAATCATTGGAACaacttattttattatattaatatcCCTTGACACTGCTAGACACAGTGCCTGGACAAGAATGGCGCTGTGTTACATAAAAGCCTATTTCAGAAATATACGATTATAAAGTCCCATATTACTAAAAATTGACCAGGAGGTTTGGCTAAAGGAGTTGTATGGTAACTAGATTTCTTTCCTATTGGAGAAATTATCCACAATATGGTCCTCGTATCAGAAAAGTCCTTAAAAAGTACAAAGTATTCTTTGTTAGGCCACCTATAACTTCTGATCATCAGTTATATATTTGTAGACAATTATTAATGTAGGTCTCAATTGTGTATTTACACAGTCCCCAAgaaggcacttaaaggggttatccagtgctaATCTATTCCAAAAACAACACCACACCtggtctcaggttgtgtgtggtattacaacttgtttccattcacttcaataaaaccgaggtgcaataccatacacaacctgaggacaggtgtggtgctgtttttcttttttcttttttaaataaatgagcCTGTTTTTCCTCATTTTGGATAAACCCTTCAATTAATATGGCTTGAACAATTGAACTGGGAACAAAAAGACGTTTTTTCTTTGAAAACAACAGTACTAAGTAGGAAAAAAATGGAGCCGTGAAATgtcttcttttttcatttcttaggctatgttctcacagtgcattttcagttttttatatataggcatctgtaaaatagaaaaaattagTTGTTGCAAAATGAATGTGCTCTATGAGGTTTATCATCGcatttatggcttttttttcccaCATGTTTGC is a window encoding:
- the LOC130291296 gene encoding transcription factor Sox-3, producing MYSMLDTDIKSPVQQSNAQTGGPGTPGGKGNATTPDQDRVKRPMNAFMVWSRGQRRKMAQENPKMHNSEISKRLGADWKLLSDAEKRPFIDEAKRLRAVHMKEYPDYKYRPRRKTKTLLKKDKYSLPGNLLAPGVSPVSSSVGVGQRIDTYAHMNGWTNGAYSLMQDQIGYSQHHGMNSPQIQQMHRYDMTGLQYSPMMSSAQTYMNAASTYSMSPAAYNQQTSTVMSLGSMGSVVKSEPSSPPPAITSHTQRACLGDLRDMISMYLPPGGDASDPSSLQNSRLHSVHQHYQSAGTGVNGTVPLTHI